A section of the Massilibacterium senegalense genome encodes:
- a CDS encoding SDR family NAD(P)-dependent oxidoreductase — MSILDNQVAIITGAGRGVGRAVAEQVAHAGGKVVVCDLDESVAKEVVTVIEDAGGEAIACIGDITKPTFPKQVVDQAMKTFGQVDIVVNNAGYTWDSMIHKMSDEQFQAMLDIHLITPFRMIREVSAHFRTPREDGTYRKIVNVSSVAGVMGNVGQANYASAKAGLIGLTKTVAREWASFQVNCNAVAFGMIDTRLTQVKENGESVFGISVGIPEKVRTMFEQSIPQKRSGTPKEAADAIFYLLSPFSNYVNGQVLHVNGGWYT; from the coding sequence ATGAGCATATTGGATAATCAAGTAGCTATTATTACAGGTGCTGGTCGTGGAGTAGGACGAGCAGTAGCAGAACAAGTGGCACACGCTGGTGGAAAAGTAGTGGTTTGTGATTTGGATGAATCAGTAGCAAAAGAAGTAGTAACAGTCATTGAAGATGCTGGTGGAGAAGCAATTGCATGCATTGGGGATATTACCAAACCGACATTTCCAAAACAAGTTGTCGATCAAGCGATGAAAACATTTGGCCAAGTCGATATTGTTGTAAACAATGCTGGCTATACATGGGACAGCATGATTCATAAAATGTCAGATGAACAGTTTCAAGCAATGCTTGATATTCATCTAATTACGCCTTTTCGAATGATTCGTGAAGTATCAGCTCATTTTCGAACACCGAGAGAAGATGGAACGTATCGAAAAATTGTTAATGTTAGTTCGGTTGCAGGTGTGATGGGAAATGTCGGACAAGCAAATTATGCTTCTGCGAAAGCGGGATTAATTGGATTAACAAAAACAGTAGCGCGTGAATGGGCAAGTTTTCAAGTAAACTGTAATGCTGTAGCTTTCGGAATGATTGATACTCGCTTAACACAAGTAAAAGAAAATGGGGAAAGTGTATTTGGTATTTCTGTTGGTATTCCAGAAAAAGTACGCACGATGTTTGAACAATCCATCCCACAAAAACGGTCGGGTACACCCAAAGAAGCAGCGGATGCTATTTTTTATTTATTATCGCCATTTTCTAATTATGTTAATGGACAAGTGTTGCATGTCAATGGCGGATGGTATACATAA
- a CDS encoding MaoC/PaaZ C-terminal domain-containing protein, which translates to MLQPITKGPITHTQLVRYAGASGDFNPIHTVVPAAKLAGLDDTIAHGMLLMGFAATALTTWFPYEQLKKWEVTFKKMTFPGECLTITGHIVGEKQDGFTQYGELVIQNEKKEIKLVGVFDVMKEDKDEHIG; encoded by the coding sequence ATGCTACAACCAATTACGAAAGGGCCGATTACCCATACGCAACTCGTTCGTTACGCTGGAGCATCAGGTGACTTTAATCCAATCCATACCGTAGTACCAGCTGCTAAACTAGCAGGATTGGATGATACGATTGCGCATGGCATGCTTTTAATGGGGTTTGCCGCGACAGCATTAACGACATGGTTTCCATATGAGCAATTAAAAAAATGGGAAGTAACATTTAAAAAAATGACATTTCCCGGGGAATGTTTAACGATTACTGGACATATAGTGGGAGAGAAACAAGATGGTTTCACTCAATATGGTGAATTAGTCATACAAAATGAAAAGAAAGAAATAAAGTTAGTTGGTGTATTTGACGTGATGAAGGAGGATAAGGATGAGCATATTGGATAA
- a CDS encoding FAS1-like dehydratase domain-containing protein → MTSRIGSTFPRVSYRVEKGKIREFVLAIQEENPIYIDKEAAKKQGLANIPIPPTFPTAMEMWSGVDFEQLIQTLQLNPAHVLHAKQSYEYMKTVYEGDELWLETTVIDEYEKKSLTFIELETIFLNERGEQMMKARSLIVEKNK, encoded by the coding sequence ATGACTTCACGTATCGGTAGTACATTTCCACGTGTTTCTTATCGTGTTGAAAAAGGAAAAATCCGTGAATTTGTGTTAGCCATTCAAGAGGAAAATCCTATTTATATAGATAAAGAAGCAGCCAAAAAGCAAGGATTAGCTAACATTCCAATTCCACCAACATTTCCAACTGCAATGGAAATGTGGAGTGGTGTTGATTTTGAACAATTAATTCAAACGCTTCAATTAAATCCAGCGCATGTGTTACATGCAAAACAATCATACGAATATATGAAAACGGTCTATGAAGGGGACGAGTTATGGTTAGAAACAACCGTTATCGATGAGTATGAAAAAAAATCACTCACCTTTATCGAATTAGAAACAATTTTTCTCAATGAACGAGGAGAGCAAATGATGAAAGCCCGTTCATTAATTGTCGAAAAAAATAAATAA